A section of the Pleuronectes platessa chromosome 7, fPlePla1.1, whole genome shotgun sequence genome encodes:
- the dusp6 gene encoding dual specificity protein phosphatase 6, producing MLEKLKPVVQLDSVMAISKTVGWLREQLETRRDALLVMDCRAQELYESSHVETSINVAIPSLMLRRLKKGNLPVRSLLSDGEDRERFVRRCKTDTIVMYDEYSREWNENVDGGSVLGLLLRRMKDEGYKAYYLEGGFSKFHAEYPTMCETNLDGSSNSSSPTAQVLGLGGLRISSDSSDIESDIDRDPSSATDSDGSPLSNPQPCFPVEILPHLYLGCAKDSTNLDVLEEYGIKYILNVTPNLPNLFENAGEFKYKQIPISDHWSQNLSQFFPEAISFIDEARGQKCGVLVHCLAGISRSVTVTVAYLMQKLNLSMNDAYDIVKMKKSNISPNFNFMGQLLDFERTLGLKSPCDNRMAAPSQQLYFTTPTNHNVFQLDPLEST from the exons ATGCTAGAGAAGCTGAAGCCCGTCGTCCAGCTCGACTCGGTAATGGCGATCAGCAAGACGGTAGGCTGGCTCCGGGAGCAGCTGGAGACGCGCAGGGACGCGCTGCTGGTGATGGACTGTCGGGCCCAGGAGCTGTACGAGTCGTCGCACGTCGAGACGTCCATCAACGTGGCCATACCCAGCCTCATGCTCCGGCGGCTCAAGAAGGGAAACCTGCCCGTGCGCTCGCTGCTCTCCGACGGGGAGGACCGGGAGAGGTTCGTGCGCCGGTGCAAGACGGACACGATCGTGATGTACGACGAGTACAGCCGCGAGTGGAACGAGAACGTGGACGGGGGCTCGGTGCTGGGTCTGCTGCTGAGGCGGATGAAGGATGAGGGCTACAAGGCCTATTATCTGGAGG GTGGCTTCAGTAAATTCCACGCAGAGTATCCAACTATGTGCGAAACCAACTTGGACGGCTCCTCCAACAGCAGCTCCCCCACCGCCCAGGTTCTGGGCCTCGGTGGGTTACGAATCAGCTCCGACTCCTCGGACATCGAGTCGGACATAGACCGGGACCCGAGCAGCGCCACCGACTCTGACGGCAGCCCGCTTTCCAACCCGCAGCCCTGCTTCCCCGTGGAGATCCTGCCGCACCTCTACCTGGGCTGCGCCAAGGACTCCACCAACCTGGACGTGCTGGAGGAGTACGGCATCAAGTACATCCTCAACGTGACCCCCAACCTGCCCAACCTCTTCGAGAACGCCGGGGAGTTTAAGTACAAACAGATCCCCATCTCGGACCACTGGAGCCAGAATCTCTCGCAGTTCTTCCCCGAGGCCATCAGCTTCATCG ATGAAGCTCGAGGCCAGAAGTGTGGGGTCCTGGTCCACTGCCTGGCCGGCATCAGCCGCTCAGTGACAGTTACAGTGGCCTACCTGATGCAGAAACTAAACCTGTCCATGAACGACGCCTATGACATTGTCAAGATGAAAAAGTCTAACATCTCCCCCAACTTCAATTTCATGGGCCAGCTCTTGGACTTTGAGCGCACGCTGGGCCTGAAAAGCCCGTGTGACAACCGCATGGCTGCGCCGAGCCAGCAGCTCTACTTCACCACCCCGACCAACCACAACGTTTTCCAGCTGGACCCCCTGGAGTCCACGTGA